TGGGATGGCCTCGGTCTTGAGCTTGTTGTGGTGCTGCTTGTCGCGGGCCTCTACCTGGGCCTTGGCGCGGGCCTGGGCGGCGTGGCGGGCCCGCTTTTGCGCGGGGGTCTGGCTAGCGGCGGCTGGCAGGGCTAGTGCGAGGGCGAGAAATGTGCCGGTGAGGCCTGCGATCCATCGGTTGAGCATGCGATCACTCCGTGACACCAAGAGAATCGGATGGGGTTTTGACTAGGGGTGGATGTCCAAGATTTCGGGAGGTTTGCGTGAAACTTTGGTCACTTGCGGGCAACCGTTGCGGGCCGGCGAGAAGCTATCGCGCGGCTTAGCGCGCGACCGCCCACTCATCCGCTGCGCGCATGAATGGGGCACCCGGATTGTGGGCGATCCAGCGCCGGCGCTAGCGGGTGCCGGTGGGGGCGAGGGGGTTGATCTGGACGAGCTCGGGGAGCTGGGGCTCGCGGGGGCCGAGGACGGCGATGTTGGGGAGCGGGCCGCGCACCATGGCGACTTCGTCGCAGGCGTAGAGACGCGGGCAGGTCTGGCAGTCCTTGTAGATTTTGTCGGGCATGGCGTCGCGTTCGGCGGTGCGGAAGCCGAGGTGCTCGAAGTAGTCGGGGATGCGGGTGAAGAGGCAGACGGAGGCGACCTCGTGGTCGTCGGCTTCGGCGATGAGGGCTTCGAGGATGGCGTCGCCGGCGCCGAGGCCGCGGCGGTCTGCGCGGACGACGATGGAGCGGACCTCGGCGAGGTGCGGGCCGTAGAGGTGGAGGGCGCCGCAGCCGAGGAACTCTTCTTCGGGTTCGTGGGTTTCGGGGTTTTCGATGGTGCGGTAGGCGACGGTGAAGTCGCGGATGTTCTCGCAGAGCTCGGCGTAGGAGCGGCGGAGGAGGGTGCCGTCGTGGGAGTGGGCGTTGACGAGGTCGAAGATGTTGCGGGCGTCCTGGAGGCGGGCTTTGTGGACGCGGATGGGTGCGGCGCTGGCGGGCTGCGCTTCGTGGGGGCCGAGATCGAGAGTGATGAGGTCGCTGGACATTTCTTTAGGGGGTAGAGGGTAGGGGATAGAGGGTAGAGAGGCGAGTGCGCGCGGCGGCGAGGGCTTCGCGGACGCGGTGGGTGGCGGTGCCGCCGGGGACGTCGTGGCAGTCGAGGGTGGCGGTGAGTGAGATGGCTTCGTAGAAGTCTTCGGCGAACTCGGGCGAGAGGGTGCGGAGGTCTTCGAGTGGGATGGCGTTGAGTTCGAGGTTGCGGTCGAGGCCGAGGCGGACGGCGTTGCCGACGATTTCGTGGGCTTTCCGGAAGGGGACGCCTTTGTTGGAGAGATAAGTGGCGGCGGCCATGGCGTTGAGGTAGCCGGTTTCGGCGGCGGATTTGAGGCGTGGGGTGCGGAAATTCAGGGCGCGGGTGAAGTTGGGGAGGACGCTGAGCAGGCCGGCGAGGGTGTCGGCGATGTCGAAGATCTGCTCCTGGCCTTCCTGGAGGTCTTTGTTATAGGCGAGCGGCAGGCCTTTGATGAGCGTGGCGAGCGCGGTGGCGGCGCCGAGGAGGCGGGCGGATTTGCCGCGGGCGAGCTCGGTGAGGTCGGGGTTTTTCTTTTGCGGCATCGCGGAAGAGCCGGTGGAGAAGGCTTCGGGGAGGTCGACGAAGGCGAACTCGGCCGTGGCGTAGAGGGTGAGCTCTTCGGCGAAGCGCGAGATGTGCAGGCCGAGGGTGGAGGCTGCTTGCGCGAAGTCGAGCATGAAATCGCGGTCGGATGTGGCGTCGATGGAGTTGGGTGTGGGGGCGCTGAAGGCGAGGGCGTCCGCGGCGATGGTGCGGTCGAGTGCGAGGGTGGCGCCGGCGATGGCTCCGCTGCCGAGCGGGCAGAGGTTCATGCGGGCGCGTGCGTCGGCGAAGCGGGAGAGGTCGCGCTCGAGCATGGAGACGTAGGCGAGGAGCCAGTGGGCGAGGAGGACGGGCTCGGCGCGCTGGAGGTGCGTGTAGCCGGGCATGACGTCGTCGATGTGGGCTTCGGCTTGCGTGAGGAGTGCGTTTGCCCAGTCGAGGAGGCCGTGAGTTGTCGCGTCGATCGCGTCGCGGACGAAGAGGCGCATGTCGGTGGCGATCTGTTCGTTGCGCGAGCGGCCGGTGTGGAGCTTGAGGGCGAGGGCGCCGATCTCTTTGGTGAGCTCGAGCTCGACGAAGTGGTGGATGTCTTCGGCCTGTGGGGCGCTGGCGACGA
This Acidobacteriaceae bacterium DNA region includes the following protein-coding sequences:
- a CDS encoding GNAT family N-acetyltransferase; protein product: MSSDLITLDLGPHEAQPASAAPIRVHKARLQDARNIFDLVNAHSHDGTLLRRSYAELCENIRDFTVAYRTIENPETHEPEEEFLGCGALHLYGPHLAEVRSIVVRADRRGLGAGDAILEALIAEADDHEVASVCLFTRIPDYFEHLGFRTAERDAMPDKIYKDCQTCPRLYACDEVAMVRGPLPNIAVLGPREPQLPELVQINPLAPTGTR
- the argH gene encoding argininosuccinate lyase encodes the protein MPSEPTKMWSGRFREPLDRTFEQWQRSFPFDWRLLPHEVAASQAHARALAAAGILTPDELDTMLAGLTRVGERLLNWSHRISATSGQIDYETSNAQIGAAIVASAPQAEDIHHFVELELTKEIGALALKLHTGRSRNEQIATDMRLFVRDAIDATTHGLLDWANALLTQAEAHIDDVMPGYTHLQRAEPVLLAHWLLAYVSMLERDLSRFADARARMNLCPLGSGAIAGATLALDRTIAADALAFSAPTPNSIDATSDRDFMLDFAQAASTLGLHISRFAEELTLYATAEFAFVDLPEAFSTGSSAMPQKKNPDLTELARGKSARLLGAATALATLIKGLPLAYNKDLQEGQEQIFDIADTLAGLLSVLPNFTRALNFRTPRLKSAAETGYLNAMAAATYLSNKGVPFRKAHEIVGNAVRLGLDRNLELNAIPLEDLRTLSPEFAEDFYEAISLTATLDCHDVPGGTATHRVREALAAARTRLSTLYPLPSTP